The nucleotide window GCGCGTTCAAAGAGGTAAACTGGGAACAGGTGGCGGGGACGCTACTCAAGGATTGAGTCCGGGACGAACTTGCGTCCCACGGGCACCCCGGGTATAGCCGCCGAACCCACAAACACCCGGTGAGGTCCGACTCATGAGGCTCACACTGTACCGCGGCTCCGCCGTCGCCCTGCTGCTCGGGGCCGTTGTCGCCGGGGCGACCGCCCAGCCGCCGGCGTACCTGGACAAATTGAAGGCCGACACCGCGGCGTTGGCCAGTGAGCGTGCCACCGCAGAATCGTCCGGCGCCGAACGCGCCCGGCTCACGAACGACCTCAAAAAACTCCTCGAGCGGATCGAGAAGGCGCCACCGCCCGTCGTGCAGCCACCGGCCCCGCCCGCAGTCAAACCTAAACCCCCCGGCGCCGCCTTCTCCCCGCTCGCCACGGACAAGCTCCGATCCGCAATGGATCTGGTCCGCGCGAACGAGATTTATTCCGCTCTCAACGCCTTCCGGCAATTGAACTTACAAGAACTCTCGGCGGAGGATCGGGCGTTCGCCCGGTTCATGGAAGCGTCGTGCCTGCGGCGCCTGGGGCACGCCAAAGAGGCCCTGCCCATTTACCGCGAGGTCGGGGACGCCAACGAGGACCCGTTCGTCGCCTCTTCGGCCGTTTCACAGGTCGCGCTGCTGCGCACCAGTGAAGAACTTCAGGCCCAGCTTACAAAACTGCGCGAGCGGCCAAAAAACCGCTAACGATTAGCGGGCCTCGCGCATTTTTTTGCTTTCACAACTCATTTCCCCGCGGCTCTCGTGCTACAGGAATTGCGAGCAACCGTGAGAGCCGCGACTGAACTGACGGCCGAACTCGGCGAGCGGTTCAAAGTCGGCGACGCAGCACCCGAGTTGGTCACCCGACTCACGGCGCTGGTCGCCACGTTGGAACTGCAACTGACCCGGACCGAGAACCTCCCGGACGACCTCTGCGCGGCCGTTGCCGAGCTGCAACAGCTGCTTCAGAAGACGACAGCGACCGGCGGGCGTTGGCTCGATGCAGTCGCCGACGGTCCGGAACTTGCGAGCTACTGGATGCGGGCCCGTGTACAGAAGGTGTACGGGTTGCTCATCCGAGACGAATCCCCCCCCTAAGACGAGCAGCACCGATGGCAACAGCCGTGTCGAGTGTGACCTCCGCCGGAGTCGCGACACAAGCGACCGGCTCCTCGGGTCCGCGGGAGACCACGAGCAGTACACCGACGGACCCGTTTCAGACGATCCTGACGCAAACCACGACCGCCACCCGCGACCCGCAACAGGTGCGCGAAACGAACCAGACGGCGGCCAACACCCAGGCGGCCAATCAGGCGGCCGCTGATCAGGTCGAAGAAGACCAGCGGGAGAGCGCCGAGGCCGCCAGCGATGCGGCCGCCGCGATCCTCGCCGCCCAACTCGGATTGACCCAACTCGCCGCGGCCAACACACCGATCAGCACCGACGGCACCCCGCTCGCGACCAGCCAAACTGCGACCGACGCGCAACGGCTCACGGCCCCCGAGTTCAGCGCCGCCCAGCAACCCGGGCAGCCGACCCAAACCAACCCGCTGCTCCGCCAAGCGATCGCCGACGCCAGCCGGCAGAACCGCGCCCCGGCCCCGGGCGCGGTCCCCCAAACCACCCCGCCCGCTGACGCGGTGCCCGCGGCCCAACCCGCAGCTACCGCGCCGAGCCCGACTACTGTCCCGCTTCCCACAGCCAGCACACCGCAACCGGCTCAGGCCGCCGGCCTCGCGGCCGCGACCGCCGCGGTCGAGTCCGGGCAGCGGCAGGTGGTACCGGCCCAGGCACCGATCGTTTCCGGCCTTCTGCCGGCGCAGCCCGCCGCCCCTGTGACCGAAGCCGCGCTGCCCGCTCCGGTGACCGCACCGACGGCACCGGTCGAGGCCCCGGCGGTTCCGTCGGCGTCCGTCGGCGACCGCCCGAACACCGCGGGCGACCGGTTCGCCGCGATCGCGTCCACCGCGACCACGCTGCTCCCGAGTGACGCTGCGGCGCCGACGACACCGCTGCTATCAGCCGCACCGGCCGTGCCAACCGTCCCGACCGCGTTCACTCAGGTGCTCGCGGGGACCGACGCCGCAAACGCCCTGACCGCGAGCAACACGGCGGTGAAACTCGCACCGAGCCCGCTCGCCGAGCCGACCGACCGGTGGGCCGGCACCCGTGCGGCGGACGACGCGGTCCCGACCTTCGGCGCGCCGGCCCCGGTCCCCCAGTCTCCGAACGCGGTCACTGCCGCGCAGACCCCCACGGCGGTCAAGACCCCCGACCCGGTGGTACAGGTCGCAGACCACATCGTCACACACGCCCACGTCGTCGCCCGCGGCGGCGAGACCGAGTTCCAGATGCGGCTCGACCCGCCGGAACTCGGGGCCCTGAAGATCCGGTTGGTCTCCGACGGCGACTCGATTCACGGACAAGTGGTGGTGTCGAGCGACGCGGTTCGCCGAATGATTGAGAGCCAGTTGCCCGAACTCCGGCAGCGCCTCGAGGACGCCGGCGTGTCGGTGCAGAACTTCAGCGTCGCGACCGACGCGAACGCTCAGGCGGGGACCGGCGGGGGCGAGTGGGGCGGGTACCGCTCCGAGTTCCCCGCCGAACTGCCACGCCAGAGCGCGGTCCCAACCGGCGCCCGCCCGGTGCCGGCCCGCGCCAGCGGCGCGATCGACGTGATGGCCTGACCCCCTCAACCACGTTCGCAGGAGACCCGTTATGGCAAGCGGCACGAGTGCCCTGGCCGGCGTCGGCCAGGACCAGTTCCTTCAACTGCTCATCGCCCAGTTGCAGAACCAGGACCCGCTCGACCCGGTGAGCAACCAGGACTTCATCCAGCAGCTCGCGACCCTGAACACCGTGTCGGGCATCCAGAGCCTGAACGCGAACTTCAGCGAGATGCTCAAGCTCCAGCAGATCACCCAGGGGGCCGACCTGGTCGGCAAGACGATCGAGTACACGCTCACCGGCGAACCGGCCAAAACCGGGAAAGTCACCTCGGTGCAGTCCCAGGACGGGAAATTCGTCCTGCAGGTGGGTTCCGACCAAGTGCTCCTCGACCAGATCAACAGCGTGAAATAGTAAGCCGCCCGCCCCGGGCTGCCCCGAAACAACCATTACTCCCCGCGCCCGGGCCTCGGCCCGGGCGGTCAGGTGGTCCACGTACCGACCCGTAACCTTAACGTATTCGTTCGTTCCTCAACCACGCGTCCGCACACCAGGAGTTCGCACGATGTCTCTGAACGCTCTCTTCGTCGGTTCCAGCGGTCTGACCACCAACTCGTCGGCCCTCGACGTGATCGGCAACAACCTCGCGAACATCAACACCACCGGTTACAAGGACCAGCGGATGGTGTTCCGCGACGTGGTGTACCAGACGCTCAGCTCGGGCACCAGCGCGGACGCCGGGACCGGCGGGGTCAACCCGACGCAGGTCGGGTTCGGGGTCGGCGTCGGATCGATCGGCACCCAGTTCACGCAAGGCAACCTGAACCCCACCGGCCGGTCGCTCGACGTCGGCCTCCAGGGCCGGGGGTTCTTCGTGATGCGGAACGTGGAGGACGTGGCCTACACACGGGCCGGGGCGTTCGGCGTGGACTCGGCCGGCTACCTGGTCGACCCCGGCACCGGGTTCCGGGTGCAGCGGTTCGGGCCGGTCGGCGAGGGCGGGGCCTCGAACGCCGGCGACCCGCAGTTCCAGATCCCCGGCAACCTCGACATCCAGATCCCGTTCGGCACCGGCGCCGCGGGCATCGCGACGACCAACATCGACTACCAGGGTAACCTGAGCAGCGCGATGCAGGTGGGCGAGGTTGCCACCACCGCGATCCAGGTCTACGACGCGCAGAGCACCGCCCGCGCGGTGACGGTCACGTTCACCAAAACCGCGGCCAACACGTACACCCCCAGCGTGCTCGTGAGCGGCGCAGACGCCGCCCAGGTCACCCTGACCGGCGGCCCGATCTCGTTCAACTCGACCGGGCAAATCGTCGGCACCGCCAACACGCCGGTGACGCTGACGCTGACCCTCGGGGCCAACGCGCTCCCCGGGATCAACACGGCCCAAACCATTACCCTGAACCTCGGCACCGCGGGCCTCACGAACGGGCTCACCCAGTTCGGTGGCGCCACCACCGCAAGCGCGATCGGCCAGGACGGGTCCGGGTTCGGTACCCTGACCGACGTGAGCATCGACGCGGACGGCATCGTCCAGGGTAAGTTCACCAACGGGCGCACGATCAACCTGGCGCAGCTCGCGGTCGCCGGCTTCAACAACGAGGACGGCTTGCTGCGGAGCGGGAATAACTACTTCCGGTCGTCGGTGGCCTCCGGCGAGGCGCTGATCGGGTTGGCCGGTCAGGGCGGCCGCGGCTCGCTCATGGGCGGGGCGCTGGAAAGCTCGAACGTGGACATCGCGATCGAGTTCTCACGGCTGATCGTGGCGCAACGCGGGTTCCAGGTGAACGCCCGGACCATCAGCTCGACGAATGATACGCTGCAAGAGCTGGCTAACATCATCCGCTGACCACTTCGGCGGCTCCGGCTCCTTCGGGGCCGGGGCCGCCGGTTCCGGTTCCGCTTCCGCAATCACTTCCCTTCGGCCGACCGCTTCGAGTGCGGTCTCGAACGTCTCGGACAAAACAACCAGCGACCGCAGCCCGGTGCCGTCGGTGGTCAGAGCCACGGTTTGGCCGTCCACCGCAATCAGGTGAACCGCGCACGTCCGGTCGAGCGGCAAACTCCCTTCGAGCTTCAGGTGCCCGCCCCCGTCGCCGGCCCCACCCGCGGGCCGATTCGCGCGTCGGGCCCACCACACCGTTCCCGCGCACAGCCCGACCAGTGCGAGCGTCAACAGGAGGAGCCGTGTCACGAGCCCACCGAGGTCCGGCGGCGCGGGCGCGACCGGCGGCGCGTAGTCGAAGCCATCCCCCGCGAGCGCGTGGGCGGTGGAGGCCAGGAGCGCGGCGAGCGCGAGAACCGTCCGTGTCATTGCGCGTCCCGGGAGGCCGAACGAAACCGCCCTCTCCCCGGCGGGAAAGCGGCTGACGTGTCAATACAGGCGAACCGGGTGAGAGGTAAAGACCAAACCGAACCGGGACCGGGTTGCAGGCCAGGGCCTTTCCTTGATTCACTCTACGTAACTCCGATAAGTCCCTTGGCCATTGCCGGGTCCATCTGGAGCCGCTCGATCGCCTCCGGGCAACTCACCGCCTTGACCTCACGCCACAGGTGCACCACGGCGTTCCGCAGCGCCGCCAGCACCTGTGGTGCGTGCCCCATGCGCACACGACACGCGTCCTCGCCCAGTGTCACGTCACGCACGTAATGCAGTTCGTTCTCGATGCGCCAGTGCGTCCGCACATGGTTCAGGAGTGTGGCCGCATCCGCCTTCTCGGCCGACAGGCTCGTGATGCCGAAATGCACTTCGACCGTCGTTTGGCCTCGGACCGTCCGCTCACGCGTCAACTGGAAGCCCTGCTTCACCCCCGCCCACGTCGGCGAGCACGTCAGAATCGAGGTCGTTTGCAGCGTCCGCTTCTCGATGCGGCCGTGACCCTTATCGACGGTCGTGGCGATGCGGCTCGGGGCGGGCGGAGGCCGATCCCCAGGGGGAAGTGGCCGCCGCGATCGATCGGGCGGCGGTCTCGAAGGCGAACCCGGCTCGGATGTCGATCCCCAATCCGGGTTGGTTGTCCTTCACCGTGAGCACGTAGTCGCCGCCGGCCCCGACCACCTCCTCGGCCAGGTCTCGCTGGCAGAACATGGCGTCGCCGACCACGACCTTCCCTCGCAGCGGCAGAATGCCGAGGAGCGTCAAGGCGGCCTTGTGCTCGTTGGTGCTCGCATCGACCTTGACCTGGGCGAGTACGGCACCGACGGTGGGGGCGTATGCGGCCAGCAGGTGCTGACCGGGGATCGCGCCGTTGCGAGAGCCTCGAAGGGTCTTGCCGTCGATGGAGATGTGTGTGAAGGCGGCCGGGTCGACGCGGCTGGCGATCCAGTACGAGAGGACGTGCTCCAGTTGGTCGGCGTCGAAGCGTCGCAGGGTGCGGGAGAGCGTGGAAACGGCCGGGGTCTTGCCGCGTCGGAAGCCGAGGGCATGGGCGAGGGCGGGTCCGTGCTGTCGCCCGAAGCGAGCGATGCCATTGAGGCTGGTGCGCCCCATGAGCATGGCGAGGGCGACGAGTCCGAGGAAGGGGGCGAGTGGGTGGATAAGGCCGTGCTTGCTGCGGGGATCGGGAACCGCCGCCAGGGCATCGACCAGGGTGCAAGGAGACATGGGTACCTTCCTGGCTGCGAGAAGGCGCCCCACATAGCCACGTTCCCTCGTGTAAGCAAGGTGAAATAAGGAAAGGCCCTGGGTTGCAGGCCGGGCCGACTCGTCGGAGTTGCGCGTCCCGGGCCTGGACACGCAAACGCTCTCCGTCACGGAGTTCGTCGGAGCGGACGCGGGCACCCCGACGCACGACATGCTGCGGTGGATCGGCACGCAGGGTGAGACGGAAGCGTGGTCGGCAACCGTCACCGCCACGATACCCGATTGGCCCAATTGTTCCGGCCACTTCCTGTTCTGCCACCGGGTCACGATGCACCAGTCCCCGGTGACCTTTCTTGAAGGACTGACTCTAGTAGTTTCAATTTCGCCACGTGTATGCGACACTCATCTGCTGACCGAAGCGGTTCGACCATGGCTCGTCGAACCGCCTCCGTCAGCAGGTGGGAGTATGCTCGGCGTACTGCGGACGCTCAGCCGATCGCCGAGGCCGCGCGAACTTGAAACGACAGGGCTCAGCATGAACCGCGCATGGACGCTGGCCGCTTTCGTCACCGTGGCGGCCGCCCTTCTCACCGCACAGGCCAGCGGCCAGCCGAAGCCGCCCGCGGCCGTGCCGGCGGTGGCCGACCCGCTGCGGACCGCGCTGGAGAAGCGGGGCTACGTCGCCGTCCCGCTCAGCGAAGACGAGGGGCCACGGTTCACGGTCGCATGCCGGGTCGGCAACAAGCCGTGTCGGTTGCTCCTCGACACGGGGGCGGAGACATCCACGCTCGACGCGGCCTTTGTCAAGAACCTCGGCCTGAAGCCCGGGGGCGAACTCCCGTCCGTCGGCATCGGAGGTATCGAGAAGGGCCATGAGGTTTCCGTTCGGGGACTGTTGATCGGCGACTTCGATACGAGGACCATGGCCCACACCCTGCCCCTCCGATCTGTCGATCTTTCGGCCCGCAACCCCGCCCGGGACCGTCGCAAGCACGAACGGATCGAAGGAGTCTTGGGCGACGGGGGTTTGAAGCTGACCGCCGCAGTCATCGACTACCCCAACCGAACACTCTATTTGCGCACGCCGCTCGCCGGCCTGTGGCCCGAAATCGAGGGGCGGTGGGTCGCGACCGGCGGTCAGGAGGACGGGCGCGTGCGGCCGATCGACCCAAAAGCCCCTCCCCGACTGGAGTTCAAGGACCGACGGCTCTACCTCACCGACGGGACCAAACGGCACACCTTCGGCCTTCACGTCAGACCGGAGGCGGATCACTACACGTTGGTTTTCTTCGACCCCGAGAAGGAACTCGCCAAGGAGCTGAAGTACGAGGCCGGCGGGTTGTTGAAGGTGTCGGGCGGCAAGCTAACGGTTTGCCTCTGTCTCGACCCGCTCAAGGCGAAAAAGGGCGAAGAGTTCCCAGAGGATTTCAAGACGGCGACCGGTAGCGGTCACCTTCTATTGGAATTCCAGCGCGAGAACGCGGCCGGTCGGCCCCTTGCGGCACCCGATCCGCTGCGGACCGTGCTGGAAAAGCGGGGCTACGTCGCAGTCCCGCTCACCGAGGAGGAAGGCGGGTGGGGTTTCATCGTCGGGTGCAAGTGCGGAACCGAAGCCGCCCGCCTGCTCCTCGATACGGGCGCCGAAGTTTCCGCCCTGGACGCGAGCGTGGTCAAGAAGTTGGGACTGAAGCCCGGGCGGGAGGTCACCGGAGTGGGCACCGGGGGCGAGCTAGACGGCGCAGAAGTCTCCCTCCGGGGTCTGTCGCTCGGTGACTTCGACACGAGAACCACGACCGACACGATCACGTTGGCCGCGTTCGACTTTTCCGCCATGAATAACGCATTAGTCCAACGCCGCAAGGCGCGGCCGATCAACGGGCTCTTGGGCCAGGCGCACCTGCGATCTTACGCCGCGGTCATCGACTACGCGGCCCCCGCTCTGTACCTGCGGACGCCCCTGGCCGGGCTGTGGCCGGCGGTCGAGGGGCGGTGGGTGGCGACCGAAGGACAGGAGGACGGCCGGGCGCGTCCGATCGACGCCGCGGCCCCTCCCAGACTGGAGTTCAAGAACCGCACTCTCCAATTGACCGACGGGAAGAAGCAGTATCGCTTTGGCGTTCACGTCCTACCGGTCAAAAACGGCCACGCGATGTGGCTCTTCGATCCCGAAAAGGAGTTGGCCAAGGAGTTGGACTACCAAGCGGTCGGCATTTTGAAGGTCGTTGATGGCCGGCTCACGGTGTGCCTGTGCTTGGATTTGGCAACGGCCGCCAAGGGGATGCCCGACGACTTCAAAGCTCCGGCCGGCAGCGGTCGCCTCGTGTTGGAGTTTCGGCGCGAGAAGTGATCGCAACCAGAATGGTTCGCCCCAGCCGCGGGGTGCTTCGCACCGGCCGCGATCGGATGAAACCGCATCCGATACCGCTCACCCAGGTCGGAGGTGGGCGAGTCGGTTCGGTGAACGGCTCATCCGTAGCCCATAATCCGCGGCCACGGCTTGTAGCCGCGATCACCAGCCCCCGCCGTTCACGCAGAAGCCGCTTTACTTCCCTGACATGTCAGCAACAACGTTCAGCACCCGCACGACCGATGCGCAATCGCCAAATGATCCGTGCGGGTGTTTCGAGATGGGTGATCTTCGGCGTGAACTCCGGACGCGACCGCGGCCCCAGCGAGCAGCGGTTCGTAAGCGTGCGGCTTACCGCAGCGGTTCAGCGTCCGTTGCAACGAGGTACGGTTTCTGAAGCCCGGTTCGGGATGTCGGCGAACCATACACGTTCACACGCCGCCCAAGGTAACGGTTCAGATCAACGCCCGCACCGGCGGCGACGTACAGTTCTACCACGCCTTGCGGGGTTTCGAGCATGTAGAGTTGACGGTTCGGGCCGTCCGGCGTCATGTTCGACCGCCGGAGCGTACCCGCGTGCCACCCGCCCCGCTCTTGCGGATCGGCGGCGGGGGGCAACGGCTCGGGAACCCCGACCGTCACCCGGCGCTCGCCGCTGCTGCTGGGACGCGCCACAAGTTCGTCCCGTCCCGCCGGCCGCACAGCGTTCGGCACTGGCGTCGCCGTGGCCGTGCGGGTCGTGCCGCGCTGCTTCTCGTGGATGGCGTGGACGCGGGTGAAGCACAGGGTCGCAATGTCGTAGTCGCCGTTCGTCCGGCGTATTTCCGCGGCGTACTGGTAGTAGAGCTTTTCCGCATCACTGAGCCGGTTCTCGCGCTCGGCCGCTTCCGCCTGTGCCCAAAGCGGGTGGTTCACGATGGGCTTGCTTGCGGTTGCGCTGTCGGCGGCCGCAGGTGTAACCGCGGGGCCTGGGACGGACGCAATCGCTCCACCCGCGGGCGTCGCGGACAACGGTTTCGCCCCGGCATCCGCACCAGGGGGCAAGGGGGTTATCGTTTCGTTGACGCGAACGGTGTAGCTGCTACTTGCGGCCTTTTCGAGCTGCAATGCGGTCTTGGGCAGGTAGCGAAAGTCTCCCGCGGGCGACTGGACCAT belongs to Gemmata obscuriglobus and includes:
- a CDS encoding ISAs1 family transposase — its product is MSPCTLVDALAAVPDPRSKHGLIHPLAPFLGLVALAMLMGRTSLNGIARFGRQHGPALAHALGFRRGKTPAVSTLSRTLRRFDADQLEHVLSYWIASRVDPAAFTHISIDGKTLRGSRNGAIPGQHLLAAYAPTVGAVLAQVKVDASTNEHKAALTLLGILPLRGKVVVGDAMFCQRDLAEEVVGAGGDYVLTVKDNQPGLGIDIRAGFAFETAARSIAAATSPWGSASARPEPHRHDRR
- a CDS encoding flagellar hook protein FlgE; this translates as MSLNALFVGSSGLTTNSSALDVIGNNLANINTTGYKDQRMVFRDVVYQTLSSGTSADAGTGGVNPTQVGFGVGVGSIGTQFTQGNLNPTGRSLDVGLQGRGFFVMRNVEDVAYTRAGAFGVDSAGYLVDPGTGFRVQRFGPVGEGGASNAGDPQFQIPGNLDIQIPFGTGAAGIATTNIDYQGNLSSAMQVGEVATTAIQVYDAQSTARAVTVTFTKTAANTYTPSVLVSGADAAQVTLTGGPISFNSTGQIVGTANTPVTLTLTLGANALPGINTAQTITLNLGTAGLTNGLTQFGGATTASAIGQDGSGFGTLTDVSIDADGIVQGKFTNGRTINLAQLAVAGFNNEDGLLRSGNNYFRSSVASGEALIGLAGQGGRGSLMGGALESSNVDIAIEFSRLIVAQRGFQVNARTISSTNDTLQELANIIR
- a CDS encoding SH3 domain-containing protein, whose amino-acid sequence is MLRIPLVGLLALSFAVTASAESQPYKAVVIDEEVKLRAGPTDSFPDTGTLRKGATVLVEKDEGNGWLAVTSYGTSVSWVQTHFIRDPARESAELGGEPTRELAVPRNVIVHSDGDDVTLAAGKVGVNQPLDIRRVKIPHGTELVLLGPKATYQGKTWYMVQSPAGDFRYLPKTALQLEKAASSSYTVRVNETITPLPPGADAGAKPLSATPAGGAIASVPGPAVTPAAADSATASKPIVNHPLWAQAEAAERENRLSDAEKLYYQYAAEIRRTNGDYDIATLCFTRVHAIHEKQRGTTRTATATPVPNAVRPAGRDELVARPSSSGERRVTVGVPEPLPPAADPQERGGWHAGTLRRSNMTPDGPNRQLYMLETPQGVVELYVAAGAGVDLNRYLGRRVNVYGSPTSRTGLQKPYLVATDAEPLR
- a CDS encoding flagellar hook assembly protein FlgD; translated protein: MASGTSALAGVGQDQFLQLLIAQLQNQDPLDPVSNQDFIQQLATLNTVSGIQSLNANFSEMLKLQQITQGADLVGKTIEYTLTGEPAKTGKVTSVQSQDGKFVLQVGSDQVLLDQINSVK
- a CDS encoding ISAs1 family transposase is translated as MATTVDKGHGRIEKRTLQTTSILTCSPTWAGVKQGFQLTRERTVRGQTTVEVHFGITSLSAEKADAATLLNHVRTHWRIENELHYVRDVTLGEDACRVRMGHAPQVLAALRNAVVHLWREVKAVSCPEAIERLQMDPAMAKGLIGVT
- a CDS encoding aspartyl protease family protein, which produces MNRAWTLAAFVTVAAALLTAQASGQPKPPAAVPAVADPLRTALEKRGYVAVPLSEDEGPRFTVACRVGNKPCRLLLDTGAETSTLDAAFVKNLGLKPGGELPSVGIGGIEKGHEVSVRGLLIGDFDTRTMAHTLPLRSVDLSARNPARDRRKHERIEGVLGDGGLKLTAAVIDYPNRTLYLRTPLAGLWPEIEGRWVATGGQEDGRVRPIDPKAPPRLEFKDRRLYLTDGTKRHTFGLHVRPEADHYTLVFFDPEKELAKELKYEAGGLLKVSGGKLTVCLCLDPLKAKKGEEFPEDFKTATGSGHLLLEFQRENAAGRPLAAPDPLRTVLEKRGYVAVPLTEEEGGWGFIVGCKCGTEAARLLLDTGAEVSALDASVVKKLGLKPGREVTGVGTGGELDGAEVSLRGLSLGDFDTRTTTDTITLAAFDFSAMNNALVQRRKARPINGLLGQAHLRSYAAVIDYAAPALYLRTPLAGLWPAVEGRWVATEGQEDGRARPIDAAAPPRLEFKNRTLQLTDGKKQYRFGVHVLPVKNGHAMWLFDPEKELAKELDYQAVGILKVVDGRLTVCLCLDLATAAKGMPDDFKAPAGSGRLVLEFRREK
- a CDS encoding flagellar hook-length control protein FliK, with amino-acid sequence MATAVSSVTSAGVATQATGSSGPRETTSSTPTDPFQTILTQTTTATRDPQQVRETNQTAANTQAANQAAADQVEEDQRESAEAASDAAAAILAAQLGLTQLAAANTPISTDGTPLATSQTATDAQRLTAPEFSAAQQPGQPTQTNPLLRQAIADASRQNRAPAPGAVPQTTPPADAVPAAQPAATAPSPTTVPLPTASTPQPAQAAGLAAATAAVESGQRQVVPAQAPIVSGLLPAQPAAPVTEAALPAPVTAPTAPVEAPAVPSASVGDRPNTAGDRFAAIASTATTLLPSDAAAPTTPLLSAAPAVPTVPTAFTQVLAGTDAANALTASNTAVKLAPSPLAEPTDRWAGTRAADDAVPTFGAPAPVPQSPNAVTAAQTPTAVKTPDPVVQVADHIVTHAHVVARGGETEFQMRLDPPELGALKIRLVSDGDSIHGQVVVSSDAVRRMIESQLPELRQRLEDAGVSVQNFSVATDANAQAGTGGGEWGGYRSEFPAELPRQSAVPTGARPVPARASGAIDVMA